Within Candidatus Cloacimonadaceae bacterium, the genomic segment TGGTGCTTTGGCTGATGCTGTTTTGGGTGGCTTTGACGAAATAGATTCCGCTGGCGAGTTTCTTATCCGCTTTCCAATTGACGGTGCTGTTTGGCGCGGCGTTGATTTCTCCCACCAATTGACCGCGGAGATTGAAAATGCGGAAATTGACCTCGGATTTGGCATTGGAATCGAGGCGGAGAT encodes:
- a CDS encoding T9SS type A sorting domain-containing protein, with protein sequence LRLDSNAKSEVNFRIFNLRGQLVGEINAAPNSTVNWKADKKLASGIYFVKATQNSISQSTKVLKIK